Proteins from one Setaria italica strain Yugu1 chromosome V, Setaria_italica_v2.0, whole genome shotgun sequence genomic window:
- the LOC101778035 gene encoding uncharacterized protein LOC101778035, protein MRGWRLGATVSRAVLNPDCAAVASKSCMYRYSQEQASCPFLLAAASAASLLSAPASAADAHAPASDSAAYASARDAAARCAATIVSISPCLPHVAAVAPPLATSPPAPTDACCVAFLRAVYPSGGSGGEGCLCHLLRNPLLLGFPVDAARLGALLPTCAAGNSFAAATVEAATLFADACRGA, encoded by the exons ATGCGCGGCTGGCGGCTGGGGGCGACGGTGTCAAGGGCAGTTCTGAACCCGGACTGTGCTGCCGTCGCCTCCAAATCCTGCATGTATAGGT attcacaggaGCAAGCTAGTTGCCCTTTCCTCCTCGCGGCCGCATCCGCCGCGTCCCTCCTCTCggccccggcctccgccgcggacGCCCACGCCCCCGCCTCCGATTCCGCCGCCTACGCCTCCGCGCGGGACGCAGCGGCGCGGTGCGCGGCGACGATCGTGTCCATCTCGCCGTGCCTGCCGCACGTGGCGGCGGtagcgccgccgctggccacgtccccgccggcgcccaccgACGCCTGCTGCGTCGCCTTCCTCCGCGCCGTCTACCCGTCGGGAGGGAGCGGAGGGGAGGGCTGCCTCTGCCACCTGCTCCGCAACCCGCTCCTCCTCGGCTTCCCCGTCGACGCCGCCCGACTCGGCGCGCTCCTCCCCACCTGCGCCGCGGGAAactccttcgccgccgccaccgtcgagGCCGCCACCCTCTTCGCCGACGCCTGCCGAG GTGCATAG